A genomic window from Cucumis melo cultivar AY chromosome 8, USDA_Cmelo_AY_1.0, whole genome shotgun sequence includes:
- the LOC103486021 gene encoding protein PNS1-like produces the protein METRRPPNVLQNQSLQVQEIRVSSSTPNKVQEPIRLNKPAVGWRIFRWLSSLIFIVHLCLVAVLVIFLTVRGLQAASKTHHFHPEKWYPPLLASTGSSGIIGFLWQAFTGCSPSMALKTAFWFSPVLSLASGVFFVIVGSRGGLAAGVILIVCSLILSVYVCWINHRLNYATELLSLSTKYPPKNTSIFVFGSIIIGILYASFLVIGIGGAIALRSGFTALFVAAILLSLSWSLQVIKNIVQVTISCIKYLNFAKGSEKDIRAAFHDTIKNSVGTICLGSAIIPLISFIQGSARSMRLVAGDSDEFLFSCANCCSGMASMLRSHGNRWGFVHVGVFNKGIVQASYDTWEAFKRAELEIVIHSDLTVSFCVLCGVSSGAICSIISGIWALVIHKNYATELAICAFLIGYFLCRIAMAWPQACVSAYYVAYADNPQDPRFGSTVPERIQALQWRSQV, from the exons ATGGAAACCAGAAGACCACCAAATGTATTGCAGAATCAATCCCTACAAGTTCAAGAAATAAGAGTTTCATCTTCAACTCCTAACAAG GTTCAAGAACCCATCCGTCTGAACAAGCCTGCCGTGGGATGGAGAATTTTCAGGTGGCTTTCAAGCTTAATTTTCATTGTCCATTTATGTCTGGTAGCTGTGTTGGTGATCTTTTTGACAGTTCGGGGACTTCAGGCGGCTTCTAAAACACATCATTTTCACCCAGAAAAGTGGTACCCTCCATTGTTGGCTTCTACTGGAAGCTCTGGAATCATTGGCTTTTTATGGCAGGCCTTCACCGGTTGTTCTCCTTCTATGGCTTTGAAGACAGCCTTCTGGTTCAGCCCTGTTCTCTCACTCGCTTCTGGTGTTTTCTTTGTCATTGTTGGATCTCGTGGTGGTTTAGCAGCAGGAGTGATTCTCATAGTTTGTTCCTTGATTTTGTCGGTATATGTCTGTTGGATCAATCACCGTTTGAATTACGCGACTGAACTTCTATCACTTTCTACTAAATATCCTCCGAAGAACACTTCAATCTTTGTTTTTGGATCAATCATCATTGGCATTCTTTATGCATCTTTCTTGGTCATTGGCATCGGTGGAGCAATTGCTCTTAGGTCTGGTTTTACAGCATTGTTCGTGGCAGCAATACTGTTGAGCCTAAGCTGGAGTCTGCAGGTCATCAAAAACATAGTGCAAGTTACAATCTCATGCATAAAGTACTTGAATTTCGCAAAGGGTAGTGAAAAGGACATACGAGCAGCTTTCCACGACACAATAAAGAATTCAGTTGGAACTATTTGTCTTGGCTCAGCCATCATCCCCCTTATTAGCTTCATTCAGGGATCTGCACGTTCCATGAGGCTGGTGGCAGGAGACTCAGATGAGTTCCTTTTCTCCTGTGCAAACTGCTGCTCGGGAATGGCTTCAATGCTGAGAAGCCATGGAAACAGGTGGGGTTTCGTCCATGTCGGGGTTTTCAATAAAGGGATTGTGCAGGCTTCCTATGATACCTGGGAGGCATTCAAAAGGGCAGAGTTGGAAATTGTTATACATTCTGATCTCACCGTGTCCTTCTGCGTTCTCTGTGGGGTTTCAAGTGGTGCAATCTGCAGCATTATAAGTGGGATCTGGGCACTTGTAATACACAAGAACTACGCAACAGAATTAGCAATCTGCGCCTTCCTAATTGGCTATTTTCTG TGTCGAATAGCAATGGCATGGCCGCAAGCATGTGTTTCTGCCTATTATGTGGCCTATGCAGACAATCCCCAGGATCCTCGGTTTGGCTCCACCGTGCCGGAGCGGATTCAAGCCCTTCAGTGGAGATCGCAAGTTTAA
- the LOC127150757 gene encoding uncharacterized protein LOC127150757 — translation MSYRRSNFMETDDMFLQFEDDLDNNIAGGSSSVGDNTGSYSQQTTPTPRRRAQSRLLELERHVAINGRIPMTIAPGAEKPISPHVVRFSQAIGVCVRKTFPVRCLKWTDVGREYIEVVKGDLQRFFVLDFNDQAMNRFVEHQMLTTFKEFRADCHRHFKKYSDPEEARANPPNALVGRDEDWHFLCDHYISRAFQEQSRTNKAARQKQPYNHSSGSKSFLQRQYELAERRG, via the exons atgtcatatcgacgatcaaattttatggagacggacgatatgttcctccagtttgaggacgatttagataataacatcgcgggagggtcatcatctgtgggcgacaatacgg ggtcttattctcaacaaacgactccgactcctaggagacgtgcgcagtctcgactcttggagttagagcgccacgttgcaataaatgggcgcattccgatgacgatcgcccctggagcggagaagcctatttctccacacgtcgttcgcttcagccaggcgataggcgtgtgcgtgcgaaagacatttcccgtccgctgtcttaagtggacggacgttgggagagaatacattgaggtcgtcaagggcgacctccag cgattctttgtgcttgatttcaatgatcaagcaatgaacaggtttgttgagcatcagatgctcacgacctttaaagagttccgggccgactgtcatagacatttcaaaaagtacagcgacccggaggaggctcgtgccaacccaccaaacgcattggttggacgtgatgaggattggcacttcctctgcgaccattatatcagccgtgcattccag gagcaatcacggacaaacaaggctgctagacagaagcagccttacaatcatagtagcgggtccaagtcgtttctacaacgacagtatgagctcgctgaaagaagagggtAG
- the LOC103486023 gene encoding uncharacterized protein LOC103486023 isoform X2, with translation MDSATLTLSSSVILRNSSLKLLVIRKIQPSLCFKRNEFSRISALYANGSASGGDSSAADVHRRRSSFESLFCYDKAIPEERIETPIGISLAEKMIGNNPRCTDCQAKGAVLCATCSGSGLYVDSILESQGIIVKVRCLGCGGTGNIMCSECGGRGHLGSK, from the exons ATGGATTCAGCTACTTTAACCTTGTCATCATCTGTCATTTTGCGTAATTCATCCCTGAAATTACTTGTCATTAGAAAGATTCAACCCTCGTTGTGTTTCAAAAGGAACGAGTTCTCCAGGATCTCCGCGCTCTATGCCAATGGCTCTGCTTCTGGG GGGGATTCTTCAGCTGCAGATGTTCATAGACGACGAAGTTCTTTTGAATCTTTGTTTTGTTATGACAAGGCTATCCCAGAGGAAAGAATTGAGACGCCTATCGGAATATCTCTGGCAGAGAAAATGATTGGAAACAATCCCCGTTGCACTGATTGTCAAGCCAAAGGTGCTGTTCTTTGTGCAACTTGCTCCGGTTCTGGCTTGTATGTCGACTCAATATTGGAGAGCCAGGGAATAATTGTGAAAGTTCGTTGTCTAG GTTGTGGTGGAACTGGCAATATCATGTGTTCAGAATGCGGTGGTCGAGGTCACCTGGGATCTAAATGA
- the LOC103486023 gene encoding uncharacterized protein LOC103486023 isoform X1, which translates to MDSATLTLSSSVILRNSSLKLLVIRKIQPSLCFKRNEFSRISALYANGSASGQGDSSAADVHRRRSSFESLFCYDKAIPEERIETPIGISLAEKMIGNNPRCTDCQAKGAVLCATCSGSGLYVDSILESQGIIVKVRCLGCGGTGNIMCSECGGRGHLGSK; encoded by the exons ATGGATTCAGCTACTTTAACCTTGTCATCATCTGTCATTTTGCGTAATTCATCCCTGAAATTACTTGTCATTAGAAAGATTCAACCCTCGTTGTGTTTCAAAAGGAACGAGTTCTCCAGGATCTCCGCGCTCTATGCCAATGGCTCTGCTTCTGGG CAGGGGGATTCTTCAGCTGCAGATGTTCATAGACGACGAAGTTCTTTTGAATCTTTGTTTTGTTATGACAAGGCTATCCCAGAGGAAAGAATTGAGACGCCTATCGGAATATCTCTGGCAGAGAAAATGATTGGAAACAATCCCCGTTGCACTGATTGTCAAGCCAAAGGTGCTGTTCTTTGTGCAACTTGCTCCGGTTCTGGCTTGTATGTCGACTCAATATTGGAGAGCCAGGGAATAATTGTGAAAGTTCGTTGTCTAG GTTGTGGTGGAACTGGCAATATCATGTGTTCAGAATGCGGTGGTCGAGGTCACCTGGGATCTAAATGA